The following proteins are co-located in the Leishmania panamensis strain MHOM/PA/94/PSC-1 chromosome 26 sequence genome:
- a CDS encoding hypothetical protein (TriTrypDB/GeneDB-style sysID: LpmP.26.2110) — MENSVNGSRELLPPPAAAIAEGDVSASLYLTAQRWRSYLLEHSAAFRRLQEERERGWRSAALDEWYTRRLANMTPSSTTGATIASPSRPTFELAVKHGTQVGNGTTAFVNADVAALAKRYQQHARRIMQHAAGTFFTALPRVSSLGSSNAAVNLAPSAPLFLDLGCAPGGVSKYLVEDLGWRGVGVTLASADGGIDMDPLLLQECARSDASFVLLDGDVTQPPSTWSRSVAYAHAEGENYATDVSAPSSSSAPSTVCEADALLLSVLLFKSHSSSEPRFHFVNGGAVLDHGQRQRWDRAEEAALGSALMPNCGVSARGGVNCEDASSATSLPSTCAETAAPILPWFSLLVPQLRTALTYVATGGALMLVHGAPHCASLFILMRCMEEVVDVAPATSSSAGRGSVHVLETMHLAKAPIYVLWTGVRPTRNGQADSGEVREIPDAQTCLLEALSTTSPRVFPLCSTSLPPSTTSPGNSRSLLHEKQRLWLGESDEGFKLAVDGFQRYGHLVEAVWERMEAFLRQRRERAEREVHGGGGGALHGWRAASAAGLKRMRSDG, encoded by the coding sequence ATGGAAAATTCGGTGAACGGGTCGCGGGAATtactgccgccaccggcagcggcaataGCGGAGGGAGATGTGAGTGCTAGCCTGTACCTGacagcgcagcggtggcgttcGTACCTCCTTGAGCACTCAGCGGCGTTCCGTCgactgcaggaggagcgcgagcggGGATGGAGGTCGGCGGCATTGGATGAGTGGTACACGCGACGGCTGGCAAACATGACTCCTTCATCCACCACTGGTGCCACCATCGCTAGCCCTTCTCGACCCACATTCGAACTGGCAGTGAAACATGGGACTCAAGTAGGCAATGGCACCACAGCGTTTGTGAATGCGGACGTTGCCGCTCTTGCCAAACGCTATCAGCAGCATGCGCGGCGCATCATGCAACACGCCGCAGGCACCTTCTTTACGGCTCTCCCAAGGGTGAGTTCGcttggcagcagcaatgcTGCGGTGAACCTTGCACCGTCTGCGCCGCTTTTTTTGGACCTCGGCTGTGCCCCAGGCGGTGTGTCGAAGTACCTCGTGGAGGACTTAGGGTGGCGCGGTGTTGGGGTGACGCTGGCGAGCGCAGACGGCGGCATAGACATGGACCCGCTTCTTTTGCAGGAGTGTGCTCGCAGTGACGCGTCGTTTGTACTGCTCGACGGGGACGTCACGCAGCCGCCGAGCACATGGAGTCGTTCGGTGGCGTACGCACATGCGGAAGGTGAGAATTATGCGACAGACGTGTCTGCCCCATCATCGTCAAGCGCACCTTCGACTGTCTGCGAAGCGGATGCTCTACTGCTTTCTGTATTGCTGTTCAAGTCGCACTCCTCATCGGAGCCGCGCTTTCACTTCGTTaacggcggtgctgtgctCGATCATGGTCAACGGCAACGGTGGGATAGGGCGGAAGAGGCGGCCCTGGGATCCGCCCTTATGCCAAACTGTGGCGTGAGTGCGCGCGGTGGAGTCAATTGCGAAGATGCATCGTCTGCTACCTCTTTGCCATCTACTTGTGCGGAGACTGCAGCGCCCATTTTGCCGTGGTTCAGCCTCCTCGTGCCGCAGCTGAGAACGGCGCTGACGTACGTTGCTACAGGCGGTGCACTGATGCTGGTTCATGGTGCCCCGCACTGCGCGAGCCTCTTCATTCTGATGCGGTGTATGGAGGAGGTCGTCGACGTAGCTCCCGCTACGTCCTCGTCGGCGGGCCGTGGCAGCGTGCACGTGCTGGAGACAATGCACCTTGCAAAGGCACCTATCTATGTGCTGTGGACAGGTGTTCGACCGACACGCAATGGCCAAGCTGATTCAGGCGAAGTTCGGGAGATACCGGATGCGCAGACGTGCCTACTCGAGGCGCTCAGCACGACATCGCCGCGCGTCTTTCCGCTCTGTAGTACATCGTTGCCGCCATCTACTACCTCCCCCGGCAACAGTCGTTCACTACTACACGAGAAGCAGCGCCTTTGGCTAGGTGAGTCAGACGAGGGGTTCAAGCTAGCTGTCGATGGCTTCCAGCGGTACGGCCATCTTGTCGAGGCTGTCTGGGAGCGGATGGAGGCGTTTCTCCGACAGCGCCGTGAGCGAGCAGAGCGTGAAGTgcacggtggtggcggaggtgctcTCCATGGCTGGAGGGCGGCGTCCGCGGCGGGCTTGAAGCGCATGCGGAGTGACGGCTGA
- a CDS encoding hypothetical protein (TriTrypDB/GeneDB-style sysID: LpmP.26.2100) yields MSRNTREFNKQADRFAEEYKEQRIALEQCLQSRINDDINFVCQRQKSAYLEGIAKLFCKKEYDAGVICQKKAGDKWASDCFKENVAFGQCTDRVLKQLYVYNLEHHKKNPSSN; encoded by the coding sequence ATGTCGCGCAACACAAGGGAGTTTAACAAGCAGGCCGATCGGTTTGCGGAGGAGTACAAGGAGCAGCGTATCGCCTTGGAGCAGTGCTTGCAGTCCCGGATCAACGATGACATCAACTTTGTGTGTCAGCGGCAGAAGTCGGCCTACCTCGAAGGCATCGCCAAACTCTTCTGCAAGAAGGAGTACGACGCTGGCGTGATATGCCAGAAAAAGGCAGGCGACAAGTGGGCCTCGGACTGCTTCAAGGAGAACGTGGCGTTTGGTCAGTGCACCGACCGCGTCCTGAAGCAGCTGTACGTGTACAACCTGGAGCACCACAAGAAGAACCCCAGCTCCAACTGA
- a CDS encoding hypothetical protein (TriTrypDB/GeneDB-style sysID: LpmP.26.2120), translating into MAALEQGNGEYAAISTISARPTRWSADVPLLLVPVRSALPDGSLLTCKGEAAHIARPPERLQLYQASSTVAEQDSRSGEADTSAYSGAEDVSAWWTVDIFIISVSSHCGSAHEGAAAMRAAALLRSPADMRAAHSIQCRAPVLPADASAEEAWDMTQSFLRCIALTSLRTFSPLCVPQGYFYFDTDFNQYVQLSADTLPLASTLFSVVMVAAGVDTPIVEEGCEGHAEMSDATAEGAQEVLGLRPCPVAQHHHMPPHASPPCDRDGAVPRHLWGDSAERGLTAITPRPPEGRPTSAPQHGPCPLAQPRSLVDIASAPSIAAGSSSRPRPAFDRRTSSNSPFNPEEKVPPYQRHPHRSCKAAVVSPDARGNDDSTGMILTYDGNSDEDGSYLMGWNGVENDVDDVVYGVASLPPLPLSYRDRTYGHYVDDYCAAWKRTGDVAGSQSSNVNVVYIDDNEAVLHAEAEEVTREAELRAAKAAERQFRASYGSNSISSNPDNPNCLQRFYNAPQSSKPPTHPLPTCPAAHGLLARLGSDSRAPAPRRPTAPAQGYSHVEVAATIRGPSSPPLPGPPLQPPPQQLFFDDPILQRHLQSPFKPSMSFSRPAAGSAEGCDGGRYPTYVPSPPRTAPAAPSPPHGAYMPVAHPYFDPSSSMGSYMPDCAPTPRFSAHTTEASTIAMNPAQRGALNALLQRSVQVWQQGHSSPTHCRQPPASPISSGDVDAAAAPPPVTTSTRPRPPRSAADVEVDSAASAVMVAIASTAYPLGASSFSSLSQPLPWSVTDATVLQGVVVPPPTSVELSTVTPMGHDCSSSPPKDECCSTTIGEADIPGEIEADALVSGHTAAAAVAALPEAHSGAVKTTTITADDVQNEAPVAVMPQDDQRDKEWAEQEYRTDTIPALEGGEEDEEAVGVHVDTHDDARRSTAVATAATTAADARGSRDGGGGTLWHLADTEATPMPGTDSRGGVVVEPNVVREALSGAHTPAHEEVSCKEQYDIDAGTELLPSVEEAETSPLAAAVEQPLPVREPPPKASEALFPAASAGPSHSPSPPHELLEEPSTATYVWATSLPSADGAREFSAGTSAAFSVNANDTAGGQNANASPTSTLVYSVAKEIPAADSSAPAHAAEGGDGVAASLEEHKESARTSPADTRMELSSSTESAEVEDLNIIPPVTAADALQGMHNVPADAPGLVESWRPSPVPPTAAPPAEYSAEVPRSQSDSHMAAGAEGPSESSSNVDQVDEVTDIAVADSVSGVSAHIVAAEAVGGIPATDSAAESVDTEQSSRQQEGADCRPKDSASDINDCAADESVARLKARPCPDDASLLSPEEQPSALTDAIAMKTGDDNGAATTREDEGEEEDLACSARPTRVAASEAHDEEHHAAAGKDSEAVPLLKRDDGAECSDNVKNKGDETLRETAAAGARQQKEACDASSSPQTLDSKGNDELGDAVAAEMAPSENEEEEEGSFSATANVNTLLSQPDMAAAAEVVAAGGDATPHVMTSASVFLPAPVFSVSTDREKEEDPDAPPQVLHHRAAVAAAAAAANAFYGLWEEWVTEDSTGDGDDPGGAGHVDTTAEGEDEEERDPSHPSTTSEAVTTTTITTTQNDYDGAVDVPMDVFRDSLSLTNTQILIRRCERRDEDTSVSATASLADPSDPPPHTVGSDMRLPLAQRRVTLMAYCDVDTDAADALSHFHHEEVSHAGAITDAVGEASTFDESGVDAEAPGNPTGGEVHVAPPSVVEALAPAMEVPQPLPAPSSAEISSSFVSTPSSSLAASQLVASPKEFLVQTNTNTDDDGNQFSSAMRGTEGLPDATNDEPHVAPFRSAAAHVDGSLLPLLEVPSDDGSDGAVKLKMPTTRAASEASAADVLQLPLPPRNDGAMKRTMVLLGFPGSVWELIMTHHYEGMHDAFTNDSAVAASVPISAIQDVRYSKGSLLVDFYVLHPASVDAVFIRDQMSNYSYPTLWAFYEAKKREQKRLLRSHGMSVAGAVPVQCLPVPSKPALSSHEEVGWTSS; encoded by the coding sequence ATGGCGGCATTGGAGCAGGGTAATGGGGAGTATGCCGCAATTTCCACCATCTCAGCACGCCCAACGCGGTGGTCCGCTGATGTTCCATTGCTATTGGTGCCTGTGCGTTCAGCACTCCCAGACGGAAGTTTACTGACGTgcaaaggagaggcagcTCACATCGCTAGGCCTCCAGAGAGGCTGCAGTTGTATCAGGCCTCATCAACAGTCGCGGAGCAGGATTcacgcagcggcgaggcagaCACATCCGCGTACAGCGGTGCCGAAGACGTATCGGCATGGTGGACTGTCGACATCTTCATCATCTCCGTTTCGAGCCACTGCGGCTCCGCCCACGAGGGGGCCGCGGCGATGAGGGCTGCCGCGCTGTTGCGGTCCCCAGCCGACATGCGCGCGGCTCATTCGATTCAGTGCAGGGCACCGGTGCTACCAGCCGATGCgtcagcagaggaggcaTGGGACATGACGCAGTCTTTTCTGCGTTGTATTGCGCTCACATCCCTCCGCACCTTCTCGCCGCTCTGTGTACCACAGGGCTACTTCTATTTTGACACGGACTTTAACCAATATGTCCAGCTTTCCGCGGACACGCTGCCATTGGCGAGTACGCTGTTCTCCGTCGTGATGGTGGCAGCAGGAGTCGACACCCCCAtcgtggaggaggggtgtgAAGGGCATGCCGAGATGTCGGACGCAACGGCGGAGGGCGCGCAGGAGGTTTTGGGGTTGCGTCCATGCCCCGTTGCGCAGCATCACCACATGCCCCCACACGCCTCACCGCCCTGTGACCGCGACGGTGCGGTGCCACGCCACCTCTGGGGTGACAGCGCCGAGCGTGGTTTGACTGCCATCACCCCTCGTCCACCTGAAGGCCGCCCCACCTCGGCGCCTCAGCACGGACCATGTCCCTTggcgcagccgcgcagcTTGGTGGACATAGCGTCGGCGCCGTCTATCGCGGCGGGCAGCTCATCTCGACCCCGACCTGCGTTTGACCGGAggaccagcagcaacagccctTTCAATCCAGAGGAGAAGGTACCCCCGTACCAACGACACCCTCATAGGTCCTGCAAGGCAGCGGTAGTGTCGCCAGACGCGCGAGGCAACGACGACTCCACCGGCATGATTCTCACGTACGACGGCAACTCAGATGAGGACGGCAGCTACCTAATGGGCTGGAACGGTGTGGAGAATGATGTCGATGATGTTGTTTACGGCGTcgcatctcttcctccgctgccgctgtcgtaCAGGGATCGTACATACGGCCATTACGTGGATGATTATTGTGCTGCATGGAAGAGGACGGGCGATGTTGCTGGTAGCCAATCCAGCAATGTCAATGTGGTCTACATCGATGACAACGAAGCTGTCCTACatgcggaggcggaggaggtcaCACGAGAGGCTGAGCTGCGAGCTGCCaaggcggcggagcggcaaTTTCGCGCGAGCtacggcagcaacagcatcagcagcaaccCGGACAACCCCAACTGTCTACAGCGCTTTTACAACGCCCCACAGTCCTCGAAGCCGCCGACGCACCCGCTTCCAACCTGCCCAGCTGCGCACGGGCTGCTCGCCCGGCTGGGTAGTGACAGCAGAGCCCCGGCACCGCGTCGTCCAACGGCTCCCGCGCAAGGGTACAGCCATGTAGAGGTTGCCGCGACAATACGAGGACCTTCTTCACCGCCCCTTCCTGGTCCCCCTCtacagccgccgcctcagcaGCTGTTCTTCGACGACCCCATTTTGCAGCGCCACTTGCAGAGCCCATTCAAGCCGTCGATGTCGTTTTCACGACCCGCTGCAGGAAGCGCAGAGGGGTGCGATGGCGGACGCTACCCTACCTACGTGCCATCCCCGCCCCGCACggccccagcagcaccatcgccaccacaCGGGGCCTACATGCCTGTAGCGCATCCATATTTCGATCCCTCCTCGTCGATGGGATCGTACATGCCTGACTGTGCTCCAACTCCGCGATTCAGTGCGCATACCACGGAGGCGTCGACAATAGCGATGAACCCAGCGCAGCGTGGCGCCCTCAATGCACTGCTGCAGAGGTCTGTCCAGGTGTGGCAGCAGGGACACAGCTCTCCGACACATTGCCGGCAACCACCAGCATCACCAATCTCTAGTGGTGACGTGGATGCCGCGGCCGCACCTCCACCTGTGACGACGTCAACGAGGCCCCGGCCCCCCCGCTCGGCAGCAGACGTAGAGGTGGactctgctgcttccgccGTCATGGTTGCAATTGCCTCCACTGCCTATCCTCTCGGCGCGTCCTCGTTCAGCTCGCTGTCTCAGCCTCTGCCATGGTCTGTGACGGATGCCACAGTACTTCAAGGTGTCGTGGTGCCACCACCAACGTCCGTAGAGTTGAGCACAGTCACACCAATGGGCCACGactgctcttcctctccgcccAAAGACGAGTGTTGTTCGACAACGATCGGCGAGGCGGACATACCAGGTGAAATCGAAGCGGATGCGCTGGTCAGCGGAcacactgctgcagccgctgttGCGGCGCTCCCTGAGGCGCACTCGGGCGCAGTGAAGACAACAACGATCACAGCCGACGATGTACAGAATGAGGCCCCAGTGGCGGTGATGCCACAGGATGATCAGCGCGACAAGGAATGGGCTGAGCAAGAGTACCGCACAGACACCATACCAGCTTTAGAGGGCGGTGAGGAGGATGAAGAGGCTGTCGGCGTGCACGTAGACACGCATGACGATGCGAGGCGATCCACGGCTGTCGCGACGGCTGCGACGACCGCCGCGGACGCTCGGGGGAGCAGGGACGGGGGCGGTGGTACTCTTTGGCACTTGGCAGACACAGAGGCAACACCGATGCCGGGGACTGACAGCAGGGGAGGAGTAGTGGTGGAGCCAAATGTGGTGCGAGAGGCGCTGTCGGGGGCGCATACCCCCGCACACGAGGAGGTGTCCTGCAAGGAGCAGTACGACATAGACGCCGGCACTGAGCTTCTTCCTTCAGTAGAAGAAGCCGAGACATCACcactggcggcagcagtggagcagcCTTTACCTGTGCGAGAACCGCCGCCAAAGGCAAGCGAGGCCCTATTCCCTGCAGCTAGTGCTGGCCCATCCCACTCGCCTAGCCCTCCTCACGAACTGTTGGAAGAGCCGAGCACTGCCACTTACGTATGGGCAACTTCGCTACCGAGTGCCGATGGTGCTAGGGAGTTCTCAGCAGGCACATCAGCTGCCTTTTCAGTCAATGCCAATGACACTGCAGGAGGCCAAAATGCAAACGCCTCCCCGACATCGACGCTAGTGTATAGCGTAGCGAAGGAGATACCTGCGGCTGATAGCTCTGCCCCGGCTCATGCTGCAGAGGGAGGTGATGGGGTCGCTGCGAGTTTGGAGGAGCACAAGGAGTCGGCGCGGACGTCTCCGGCAGACACTCGCATGGAGCTGTCAAGCTCCACTGAAAGTGCAGAGGTCGAGGACCTCAACATCATCCCTCCGGTCACCGCCGCGGATGCCCTTCAAGGTATGCACAACGTACCCGCCGATGCCCCTGGGCTGGTAGAGTCGTGGCGGCCGTCTCCGGTGCCTCCCACGGCGGCACCACCAGCTGAGTATTCCGCGGAGGTGCCACGATCCCAGAGCGACAGTCACATGGCGGCTGGAGCCGAGGGCCCTAGTGAGAGCTCCAGCAATGTTGACCAGGTCGACGAGGTCACGGACATCGCTGTGGCTGATAGCGTGAGTGGTGTAAGCGCCCACATTGTAGCAGCGGAGGCTGTAGGGGGAATCCCAGCCACTGATTCAGCCGCTGAGTCGGTGGACACCGAGCAGTCCAGCAGACAGCAGGAGGGAGCGGACTGCAGGCCAAAAGACAGCGCTTCCGACATCAATGACTGCGCCGCCGACGAGTCTGTGGCCCGGTTAAAAGCGAGACCGTGCCCCGATGATGCCTCTTTATTGTCCCCAGAGGAGCAGCCTTCGGCTTTAACAGACGCCATCGCAATGAAGACAGGTGACGACAACGGGGCCGCAACGACACGAGAGGAcgagggcgaagaggaagactTGGCCTGCTCGGCGAGGCCGACGCGCGTGGCGGCATCGGAGGCACATGATGAGGAACACCACGCTGCCGCGGGTAAGGATAGCGaggctgtgccgctgctcaagcGCGATGACGGTGCGGAGTGCAGTGATAACGTGAAGAATAAAGGCGACGAGACACTCCGCGAGAcagcggctgctggtgctcgGCAGCAAAAGGAGGCCTGTGATGCGTCAAGTTCACCACAGACTCTCGACTCCAAGGGCAATGACGAGTTGGGCGATGCTGTTGCGGCAGAGATGGCGCCGAGCgaaaacgaggaagaggaggaaggctcCTTCAGCGCGACGGCAAATGTAAACACGCTACTGTCGCAGCCGGATATGGCAGCGGCCGCTGAGGtcgtcgctgcaggaggcgatGCGACCCCGCATGTGATGacctctgcgtctgtgttCCTGCCTGCGCCTGTGTTTTCTGTCTCgacagacagagaaaaagaggaggaccCGGATGCACCGCCGCAGGTCCTACATCACCGCGCTgcggtagcagcggcggcggcggcggccaacGCCTTCTACGGGTTATGGGAGGAATGGGTAACGGAGGATAGCACAGGTGACGGCGATGACCCCGGTGGTGCTGGCCATGTCGACACAACCGCTGAGGGcgaggatgaagaggagagagatcCGAGCCATCCCAGCACCACATCTGAGGCGGTTACAACCACTACGATTACGACGACTCAGAACGACTACGATGGGGCAGTAGATGTCCCCATGGATGTTTTCCGCGattccctttccctcacaAACACTCAAATACTAATCCGCCGCTGCGAGAGGCGAGACGAGGATACATCGGTttcggcgacggcgagctTGGCAGACCCAAGCGACCCGCCCCCTCACACAGTGGGCTCCGATATGCGCCTGCcactggcgcagcggcgcgtgaCGCTCATGGCGTACTGCGACGTTGACACAGACGCGGCCGATGCGCTTTCTCATTTTCACCACGAAGAGGTCTCACACGCTGGTGCCATCACGGATGCCGTAGGAGAAGCTTCAACCTTCGATGAGagcggcgtcgacgccgaGGCTCCTGGCAACCCTACTGGAGGGGAAGTGCACGTGGCGCCGCCCTCTGTTGTCGAGGCTCTTGCGCCCGCCATGGAAGTCCCACAGCCACTCCCGGCTCCCTCAAGCGCAGAAATTTCCTCGTCCTTCGTATCTACGCCATCATCATCGTTGGCAGCGTCACAGCTGGTCGCATCGCCGAAAGAGTTTCTAGTGCAAACCAACACAAACACCGATGATGATGGCAATCAGTTCTCGAGCGCTATGCGAGGGACAGAGGGGCTGCCGGACGCCACCAATGATGAGCCACACGTGGCGCCGTTCAGGAGTGCTGCGGCCCATGTAGACGGTTCCCTACTTCCGTTGCTGGAGGTGCCTAGTGACGATGGTAGTGACGGCGCGGTCAAGCTCAAGATGCCAACGACCAGAGCAGCTTCAGAGGCTAGTGCGGCCGatgtcctgcagctgccgctcccgCCGCGCAACGACGGTGCCATGAAGAGGACGATGGTGCTACTGGGCTTTCCCGGGTCGGTGTGGGAGCTCATCATGACCCACCACTACGAGGGCATGCATGACGCCTTCACGAACGACTCCGCTGTGGCAGCCAGCGTGCCTATCTCCGCAATCCAGGACGTGCGCTACAGCAAGGGGAGTCTCTTGGTCGATTTCTATGTGTTGCACCCGGCGAGTGTTGATGCGGTCTTCATTCGGGATCAGATGTCAAATTACTCGTATCCGACTCTCTGGGCTTTTTATGAGGCCAAGAAGCGCGAGCAAAAGAGGCTTCTGCGCAGCCACGGGATGAGCGTAGCGGGTGCAGTGCCCGTGCAGTGTCTCCCAGTACCTTCAAAGCCGGCGCTCTCGTCACATGAGGAGGTGGGATGGACATCCTCTTAG
- a CDS encoding hypothetical protein (TriTrypDB/GeneDB-style sysID: LpmP.26.2130.A~disrupted due to non-sequenced internal amino acid repeat) has product MPPPQSSSPKGGCESQKAECALRGDAAVAAVPVRRLSSSSLRRARPTEAAETTAPSTLQVLRSPSRLLGQKRHVSGALQPRCDVDTALAVVRVGAARSVTNTGWFYPLRALERQRQTAADAYIPFTIVSAEAESSQRARLGLTTIAVDSGCCDGGGPDTLTTLPLLRSGPVGTLKLSGERRVPPPSVRQKPGVDAVVPGQDRFFTADRIRWTSLVAPEPPPHKFRIHAHRSRPCQSARSRYPATPIKGSRRGSTACPCTRDEGIDTLAVNVDAAFLTQSTPAPIPSLPVLPGAASSEAYAHSISVQYARLHRLIRGYRASDHHVTVASHVASGEAATVLTPEMATNTLSPRPPATTSAARLTFQPSVHSPRRSSVSLAAPPSFLLTTPGVQHACHSTVQVCRRPFFATLTPSTSRAIEAPLTGAHKAFSQFLTDQQQPQPHGDCPSTNSQRPIISPFAPTDASRGTPHYTRNDRAHFQRNCASTRNRHHHTLFQREQHQRTHIAANASHALNTLHGLHIRYRQYVESRLHPCTEPPAMASQRQAQQPFAPLNSPHVRHNIPQRHNTNPHIPTSLTQQTLYSAVHTATK; this is encoded by the coding sequence atgccaccgccgcagtcaTCGTCACCGAAGGGGGGCTGCGAATCACAGAAGGCGGAGTGCGCACTGCGTGGTGATGCCGCTGTAGCGGCCGTGCCTGTACGTCGTTTAAGTTCCTCATCACTACGCAGAGCACGACCCACTGAGGCGGCAGAAACGACCGCACCTTCGACGTTGCAGGTCCTGAGGTCGCCTTCGCGACTTCTAGGTCAGAAGCGACATGTGTCAGGAGCCCTTCAGCCACGCTGCGACGTGGACACGGCGCTTGCAGTGGTTCGCGTTGGGGCTGCGCGCTCTGTGACTAACACCGGTTGGTTTTATCCCTTACGCGCcctggagcggcagcgccagacAGCGGCAGATGCGTACATCCCCTTCACCATCGTTTCTGCGGAAGCCGAGTCTTCCCAGCGAGCACGACTTGGGCTCACCACAATCGCAGTGGACTCAGGTTGCTGTGACGGCGGAGGCCCAGACACCCTCACCACTTTGCCGCTTCTACGCAGCGGTCCCGTAGGAACCTTGAAACTCTCGGGGGAGAGGcgtgtgccgccgccctctgTCAGGCAGAAGCCAGGTGTCGATGCGGTGGTACCCGGGCAGGACCGCTTCTTCACCGCTGATCGCATTCGCTGGACATCCTTAGTCGCACCAGAACCACCGCCACACAAGTTCAGGATTCATGCGCATCGATCGCGACCTTGTCAAAGTGCTCGTTCTCGCTACCCAGCGACGCCCATCAAAGGCTCGCGTCGCGGTTCTACTGCGTGCCCCTGTACTCGGGATGAAGGGATCGACACGCTGGCGGTGAACGTTGATGCAGCATTCCTAACGCAGAGTACTCCGGCACCGATACCATCGTTGCCGGTCCTACCGGGCGCCGCGAGCTCGGAGGCATACGCCCACAGCATCTCTGTGCAGTACGCGCGGCTCCATCGTTTGATCAGAGGCTACCGGGCCTCAGACCACCACGTCACTGTCGCTTCCCACGTGGCGTCTGGTGAGGCAGCAACGGTGTTGACCCCAGAGATGGCGACAAATACCCTTTCCCCACGACCGCCCGCCACTACTAGCGCCGCTCGGTTAACATTCCAGCCGTCTGTACATTCACCACGGCGCTCTTCCGTCTCGCTCGCAGCACCACCCAGCTTCCTTCTCACTACGCCCGGAGTGCAGCACGCATGCCATTCGACTGTGCAGGTATGCAGACGGCCTTTCTTCGCCACGCTGACCCCCTCCACGTCTAGGGCTATAGAAGCACCCCTGACCGGAGCACACAAAGCCTTTTCTCAGTTTCTAACCGATCAACAACAGCCGCAACCACACGGCGACTGTCCCAGCACTAACTCTCAACGCCCCATCATCAGCCCTTTTGCGCCTACCGACGCCTCCCGCGGTACACCCCACTACACCCGCAATGACAGGGCCCACTTTCAGCGAAACTGTGCCTCCACCCGAAATAGGCACCACCATACCCTCTTTCagcgcgagcagcaccaacgtACCCACATCGCCGCGAATGCCTCCCACGCTCTCAACACCCTACACGGCCTGCACATCCGCTACCGCCAGTACGTAGAATCACGCCTTCATCCCTGCACAGAACCACCCGCAATGGCCTCACAACGccaagcgcagcagcccttTGCCCCTCTCAATTCTCCCCACGTCCGCCATAACATACCACAGCGCCACAACACAAACCCTCACATCCCCACTTCCCTTACACAGCAAACCCTATACAGTGCAgtgcacaccgccaccaagGA
- a CDS encoding hypothetical protein (TriTrypDB/GeneDB-style sysID: LpmP.26.2090), with amino-acid sequence MLTSRTDPVIYHGSILLSNLPVNYKKVYNHTVRRFFTPAQHQHMQDVRLVEEIGNATLCVEVDSRATAKLFFRQLQNRRVYGRRWKVQYVPTSATECSSEACLVDCFLVPPASKNLAERALSGIPGFLSFIDPLDESLPATAVAAASEASPIQDAGNDSDADGSEDGEADPYQGQLCHRLLASFADEGSALHARAVLSGRLVGTSGVRMFLERRCVSGAAQ; translated from the coding sequence ATGCTGACGTCGCGCACCGACCCCGTCATCTACCACGGCTCTATCCTTTTAAGTAATCTTCCGGTGAACTACAAGAAGGTGTACAACCACACTGTACGCCGCTTCTTCACACCAGCACAGCATCAGCATATGCAGGACGTGCGGCTGGTTGAGGAGATTGGCAACGCCACACTCTGTGTAGAGGTGGACAGCAGAGCTACCGCGAAGCTCTTCTTCCGACAGCTGCAGAACCGAAGGGTGTACGGCAGGCGCTGGAAGGTGCAGTATGTCCCTACATCGGCGACGGAGTGTAGCTCCGAAGCGTGTCTGGTGGATTGCTTCCTGGTACCACCCGCCTCGAAAAATCTGGCAGAGCGTGCGCTGAGCGGCATTCCTGGATTTCTTTCCTTCATCGACCCGCTGGATGAATCGCTTCCAGCGACTGCAGTAGCAGCCGCGTCGGAGGCGTCGCCCATCCAAGACGCCGGCAATGACAGCGACGCCGATGGCagcgaggacggcgaggcggaTCCTTACCAAGGCCAGCTGTGTCACAGGCTTCTTGCCTCGTTCGCAGACGAGGGTAGTGCGCTGCATGCACGTGCCGTACTGTCAGGGCGCCTAGTAGGGACGTCTGGCGTGCGCATGTTCCTCGAGCGCCGTTGTGTCAGTGGTGCGGCTCAGTAG